ACTCGTCCTGGGTGTATGGCTCTTCGTCCTGGCCGCGCTCATCACGTGCGTCGGCGTCTTCGGCGGCAAGCTCGACGACCGCTTCTCGGTGCCGGGCACCGAGTCGCAGCGGGCGTTGGACAGCCTGAGCAAGACCCTTCCGGAGGCGGCGGGCGCGAGCGCCCAGATCGTCTTCACGGCGCCCGAGGGGCACCGGATCACCGAATCCCCGTACAGCGCGGCCATCGCCAAGGCCGTGGCGGAGACCCGGCGGGCGCCCCAGGTCAGCGGGGTCGTCGATCCGGGTACCGCCGGTGCCGTCTCCGCCGACCGGACGACGGCGATCGTCCAGGTCCAGTACCGCGTGCAGACGGCGGAGGTCGGGACCTCGTCCGTGGACGCGATCAAGAGCGCCGCCCACGCGGCGGAGCGGGACGGGCTGCGGACCTCGGTGGGCGGATCCGTCTTCAACAGCAAGGGAGTTCACATCGGGCCGTCGGAGATCATCGGCGTGGCCGTGGCGCTGCTCGTGCTCGTCGTCACGTTCGGTTCGCTGCTCGCCGCCGGCATGGCGCTGCTGCCCGCGCTGATCGGGGTGGCGGCCGGGCTCACCGGACTGCTCGCCCTCGCGCCCGCCGTCAGCATCTCCTCCACGGCCGTCACGCTCGCCCTGATGCTGGGCCTGGCCGTCGGCATCGACTACGTCCTGTTCATCCTCTCCCGCCACCGACAGCAACTCGCCCGCGGCACCGACCCGAAGGAATCCGTCGCGCTGGCCGTCGGTACGGCGGGCAGTGCCGTGGTCTTCGCCGGGGCCACCGTGATCATCGCGCTCGCCGCACTGAGCGTCATCGGCATCCCGTTCCTGACCACGATGGGCCTCGGCGCGGCCGGCGCCGTCCTCATCGCGGTGCTGGCCGCGATCACTCTCGTCCCGGCGATCGCCGGTTTCGCCGGTACGCGGCTCGCCCCCAAGCCCGGAAGCCGGGCCGCACGCCGGGCCGCCGACGCCGAAGGGGCCACGGGCCGCACCACACTGGGCACCCGGTGGACGAAGCGGGTCGTCGCGAAGCCGCTCCTGACCGTGCTCGCCGTCACGGGCGTCCTGGTCACCCTCATGCTCCCCGCCGCCGACCTGCGCCTGGCGCTCCCCGACAACGGCTCCGCCCCGCACGCCTCCACCCAGCGCACGGCCTACGACACGATCGACGCGAAGTTCGGGCCCGGATTCAACGGCCCGCTGCTCGTCCTGGCCGAGACCAACGACCGTACGGCTGCGGCGAGTTCACAGGTGGGCGCCCAAGTGGCCGCGAAACTGCGGACCTTGAAGAACGTCAAGGCCGTGCTGCCGCCCGAGCCCACCAGCGACTCGACCCAGCGTGTGATCACCGTGCTGCCCGACTCCGGTCCCGACAGCGTCCGTACGGACCGGCTCGTCCGCGACCTCCGCGCGGCCGCGTCCGACCTCCGGGCCACCACCGGCGCCTCGATCGCGGTCACCGGCACCACCGCGGTCAACATCGACGTCTCCAACCGCCTCAGCGACTCCCTGCTGCCTTTCGTCGCCATCGTCGTGGGCCTCAGCCTGCTCCTGCTGATGATGGTCTTCCGGTCGCTGGTCATACCCGTGAAGGCGGCCGTCGGCTTCCTGCTCTCGGTGGGCGCCTCGCTCGGCCTGGTCGTGGCCGTCTTCCAGTGGGGCTGGCTGGCCGACGTCCTCGGCGTGCCGCACAGCGGCCCTGTCGTCAGCTTCCTGCCGATCATCCTGACCGGCGTGCTGTTCGGACTGGCCATGGACTACGAGGTGTTCCTCGTCTCCGGGATGCGCGAGGAGTGGGCCCGCACCGGCCGGGCCCGCCAGGCGGTCGTCGACGGCGCCCGGCACAGCGTGCGGGTCGTCACCGCCGCCGCGCTGATCATGTTCACCGTCTTCGCCGGGTTCTTCCCGCTGGACGACTCCCTCATCAAGCCGATCGCGTTCGCGCTGGCGGTCGGCGTGGCGATCGACGCCTTCGCCGTCCGCATGACGCTCGTACCGGCGGTGCTCGCCCTCGCGGGGCGGGGCGCCTGGTGGTTGCCGGCCTGGCTGGACCGGCTGTTGCCCGACCTCGACGTCGAGGGGAGCGGCCTCCAGAAGGTCGTACCGGCGGAGCGTGAGGAACCCGAGTTCGCGAGTGCGGGATCGGGTGCGGGTGGGGCGCGTGGGAACTCCGGGGAGTGATGGGCCGTTACGCACATACCGGGCCTTGGGGTGGAGTTGAAGAAGATTTCACCCGAGCCCCGGGGCGCACCAGAGTCACCGAGTTGTCCCAACCACCGTTCCACCAGCCCCCGTTCACCCCCACTCGTCCCCGGAGGCCCGGACGATGACCCGGATCCACCCCCACCCCACCACCCGGCGCGCCGTGCTCGGCGGCGCGGCCCTGACCGCCCTCGCCGCGACGGTCGGCACCGGCACCGCAAGCGCCAACACCTCCGCCGCACAGGCGAGTTGGCCGACGGAGTTCGCTCTGCCCAACGGCTTCCTCCCCGAGGGCATAGCCATCGGCAGCAGGCCGTACGCCTACGTGGGCTCCCGTGCCGACGGCGCCGTCCACCGCTTCGACCTGCGCACCGGCGAGGGCGAGATCCTGTCCGAGGGCGCCACCGGCCTGGTGTCGGTCGGCCTGAAGCTGGACCACGACGGCCTGTTGTACGTCGCCGGCAGCACCGGGGTCGCGCGAGTCGTCGACGCCCGCACCGGGGACGTACTGACGACCTATCAACTCACCCCCTCCACCGGCCACTTCATCAACGACGTCACGCTCCTCGGCGACCGCGCCTGGTTCACCGACTCGCTCGACGCCGTGCTCTACGGCGTACCGCGCGGCCGTACGGGCCAGGTCACCGCCCTGCCGCTCACCGGCGACTGGGTACAGACGCCCGGCGTGAACAACGCGAACGGCATCGTCGGCACCCCGGACGGGCACGGCCTCATCGTGGTGAGCAGCACCCCCGGCAAGCTCTACAACGTGTCCCTCAAGTCGGGCCGCGCCACCGAGATCACCCTGAGCGGCGCGGCCGATGTGGCCAACGGGGACGGGCTGTTCAGGATCGGCCGGACGCTGTACGTCGTGCAGAACCGGCTGAACCGGATCAGCGTGTTCGACCTCGACGCCAAGGCCACCACCGCGACCCTGCGCCGTACGGTCACCGACCCGCGCTTCGACGTCCCGACGACCGCCGCCCGCTTCGGCAACCGGCTCTATCTCGTCAACGCCCGCTTCACCAGCCCGCAGACGCCGGACACGACGTTCACCGCTGTCGCCGTGTCGATCTGAGGTGACAGCGGGCGGGGCCCCGGAGTCGTGCAACCGGGGCCCCGCCCATGGGTACTTCGTGCTTCAGCGGTTCGGTGACGGGTCAACTGCCGCTGCCACGGCTGCCTTTGGCGTACCGGCGGTGGCGGTGGCGGCGGTGTGCGCACTCGCCACCGGAGCCGAGGATGCCTGTCCCGGGCGGCGCAGCAACAGCACGCACACCAGGGCCGCGAGAAGCGTCAGCGAGCCGGCGACCACCAGGCACAGCCGCATGCCGTCCAGGAAGGAGTCGCTCAGCGCGCCCAGGGCCCGGCCGGTGTCCGCGCCGAGGCTCATGTGGGCGACGGCGCCGAGGCCGTCCGCGTCGGCGGTCGCGACGATGTTCCGCTGCGTCGCGCCCGTCACCCCGGCGTCGGTGAGGTGCCCGGGCAGGGTGTCGAGCGCCTTGGTGGAGAGCAGGGCGCCCAGGACGGCCGGGCCGAGCGCGCCGCCGACCTGGCGGAACGCGTTGTTGCCGGCCGCGGCCATCCCCGCCTGCTGATACGGCACGGAGGCCACCGCGGTCGCGGTCATCGGCGTCAGGACCGTGCCGATGCCGAGGCCCAGCAGCGCCAGCCGCCAGGCGATCGACGCGAACGA
The nucleotide sequence above comes from Streptomyces sp. N50. Encoded proteins:
- a CDS encoding MMPL family transporter, with the translated sequence MAVLLHRLGHSAYRHRKLVLGVWLFVLAALITCVGVFGGKLDDRFSVPGTESQRALDSLSKTLPEAAGASAQIVFTAPEGHRITESPYSAAIAKAVAETRRAPQVSGVVDPGTAGAVSADRTTAIVQVQYRVQTAEVGTSSVDAIKSAAHAAERDGLRTSVGGSVFNSKGVHIGPSEIIGVAVALLVLVVTFGSLLAAGMALLPALIGVAAGLTGLLALAPAVSISSTAVTLALMLGLAVGIDYVLFILSRHRQQLARGTDPKESVALAVGTAGSAVVFAGATVIIALAALSVIGIPFLTTMGLGAAGAVLIAVLAAITLVPAIAGFAGTRLAPKPGSRAARRAADAEGATGRTTLGTRWTKRVVAKPLLTVLAVTGVLVTLMLPAADLRLALPDNGSAPHASTQRTAYDTIDAKFGPGFNGPLLVLAETNDRTAAASSQVGAQVAAKLRTLKNVKAVLPPEPTSDSTQRVITVLPDSGPDSVRTDRLVRDLRAAASDLRATTGASIAVTGTTAVNIDVSNRLSDSLLPFVAIVVGLSLLLLMMVFRSLVIPVKAAVGFLLSVGASLGLVVAVFQWGWLADVLGVPHSGPVVSFLPIILTGVLFGLAMDYEVFLVSGMREEWARTGRARQAVVDGARHSVRVVTAAALIMFTVFAGFFPLDDSLIKPIAFALAVGVAIDAFAVRMTLVPAVLALAGRGAWWLPAWLDRLLPDLDVEGSGLQKVVPAEREEPEFASAGSGAGGARGNSGE
- a CDS encoding superoxide dismutase, whose amino-acid sequence is MTRIHPHPTTRRAVLGGAALTALAATVGTGTASANTSAAQASWPTEFALPNGFLPEGIAIGSRPYAYVGSRADGAVHRFDLRTGEGEILSEGATGLVSVGLKLDHDGLLYVAGSTGVARVVDARTGDVLTTYQLTPSTGHFINDVTLLGDRAWFTDSLDAVLYGVPRGRTGQVTALPLTGDWVQTPGVNNANGIVGTPDGHGLIVVSSTPGKLYNVSLKSGRATEITLSGAADVANGDGLFRIGRTLYVVQNRLNRISVFDLDAKATTATLRRTVTDPRFDVPTTAARFGNRLYLVNARFTSPQTPDTTFTAVAVSI